Proteins found in one Choloepus didactylus isolate mChoDid1 chromosome 3, mChoDid1.pri, whole genome shotgun sequence genomic segment:
- the THAP6 gene encoding THAP domain-containing protein 6 gives MVKCCSAIGCASRCLPNSKLKGLTFHVFPTDENVKRKWVLAMKRLDVNAAGIWEPKKGDVLCSRHFKKTDFDRSAPNIKLKPGVIPSIFDSPSHLQGKREKLHYRKNFTLKTLPVRNYNPQLVGASSCFEEFQSQFIFEHSYSVMDSPKKLKHKLDHVISELEDTKESLRNVLDREKRFHKSLRKKIRELKDECLISQETANRLEAFCWECCQESIEPDCSS, from the exons ATGGTGAAATGTTGCTCGGCCATTGGATGTGCTTCTCGCTGTTTGCCAAATTCCAAGTTAAAAGGACTGACATTTCACGT atttcccacagatgaaaatgtcaaaagaaaatgGGTATTAGCAATGAAAAGACTTGATGTGAATGCTGCAGGCATTTGGGAGCCTAAAAAAGGAGATGTACTGTGTTCAAGGCACTTTAAAAAGACAGATTTTGACAGAAGTGCTCCAAATATTAAACTCAAACCTGGAGTCATACCTTCTATCTTTGATTCCCCATCTCACTTACAG gggaaaagagaaaagctTCATTATAGAAAAAACTTCACCCTCAAAACACTTCCAGTCAGAAACTACAATCCCCAGCTTGTTGGTGCTTCCTCATGTTTTGAAGAATTCCAATCCCAGTTCATTTTT GAACATAGCTACAGTGTAATGGACAGTCCAAAGAAACTTAAGCATAAATTAGATCATGTGATCAGCGAGCTAGAGGATACCAAGGAAAGTCTGCGGAATGTTTTAGACCGAGAAAAGCGATTCCATAAGTCATTGAGGAAGAAAATCAGGGAATTAAAGGATGAATGTCTCATCAGCCAAGAAACAGCAAATAGACTGGAAGCTTTCTGTTGGGAGTGTTGTCAGGAGAGTATAGAACCAGACTGTAGTTCATGA